DNA sequence from the Syngnathus acus chromosome 5, fSynAcu1.2, whole genome shotgun sequence genome:
GGCTTCCTTCCCTGCACTGAGGTCTGTTTGTGTCATATGTAAATCCTCAAAGCACAACCAGCCTCTTTACTTTTTACAGTGGAAAGCATTGCGGATGAACACATAGAATAAACATATCAAATCCATGACTAATTATTGGACTTGTCATTCTTCAGTCGCTACATCCaacgatttctttgtgtgtcttggcgtgtgaagaaattgacaataaagcagactttgactttgactttgatttgtgtgtgtgtgggttagGTGGCTCTGAGGGACAGTCTTGTCTCTGCAGTGGTGAAAAACCTCCTGGTGGTTCTTCTGTGGTTCTTGCTCCAGTACATCAATGCCACCTTGCTTGCCACCTTCTTCAAACACCAGGTACACATGCACAAGCAACCAAGCCCCCACACAgactcagacacacacacaaacatgcgcgcacacacacgcacacatacacacacgcacgcacgcacacacacacacagtgttttGTCTGGTTTTCATCTTACCTAATTTTTTCAGTTGATAGCCGCCAATGACGGAATTGCACTGTGCGGGAAGTCGCCTCAATTTGgtcttatttgttttgtcagcatcctcttcattcatcttcctccACATCGGTGGCGatgcttcactttttttgtcacacacacacgcacacacatgcacacgcacacacgcgcacacacacacacacacacacacacacacacacacacacacacacacacacacacacacacacacacacacacacacacacacacacacacacacacacacacacacacacacacatacaagccTTCCCCAAAAAGCATTGATGACATCCTCTGCAAAGCTTGTGGGAAAACCTGTttgcggaggggggggggggagactaAACTTGAGACGGGTCCACTTAGGGATGCTGTTCCATGACAATATCGCTGACGCCGCTATCGATGTTGTTTGTGGCTGTGCTTTTTGCGCGGACGGCGGCGGTGCAGACATTTCATGAGGAGCCCCGCTACATCCTGTTCATTCACATGGTGATCAACGACAGCGCCCAGCTGAGCTTCAGCGTCACCCTCTTCCTGCTCAGCTACATCGTGTTCCACATCCGTGTGTCCCTGTGCTGCGTGTTCATCCTGCTGACCGTGTTCAGCACCAGAAACACGCCGCTCAACCTGGCTGCCATGGCGGCCGAGCGGTACGTGGCCATCTGCAGGCCTCTAAGGCACCACCAGCTGTGCACGGCCCGGAGGACCTACCTGACCATCCTGCTCATCTGGTTGGTCAGCGTGGCCCCTGAGGTCACTGACCTCTTTCTCACCGTGGCCAGCCAGCCCCCGGGCTTCTTCCTGGGTTACGTCTTCTGCGTGCGCTCCAACGTCTTCCCGGACGCCCTCATGATGCACAAGCGCATCGCCTTCGATTGCTTCTATTTCCTGTGCGTCTTCCTCACGCTGGTGTTCACCTACATCAAGATCCTGAGGGCGGTGCGCTCGGCCTCAGCCCAGAAGGGTCTGGCCGAGAGGGCCCGCAACACGGTCCTGCTGCACGGCGTCCAGCTGGCCATGTGCCTGCTGGCCTATGTGTCACCCGGTgtagagctgctgctgctgctggtcttCCCGGGTCACATGCGGGAGATCCGCTACGTGGGCTACCTGCTGGTCAACATACTGCCCCGCTTCCTCAGCCCCGTGATCTACGGCATCCGTGACGACAAGTTCCGCAGGTACCTCGACAAAACGCAGAGATCCTGCTTCGCGCCGCTCAGGCCCAGGAAGCGGCCGCCAGGGGGCGACGTGTCCCGCTGACGCTTGGGAGCGGTTGGAGCGCGACGTCAGTGGAGTACACCTTTTTGGAATCAAAATTCCCTTTGTGTGACAATTAGGTATAGCATTTTGGCAATGTCATTGTTGATATTAAGCCACGAATGAATATTGCACTTACTCTCTCAATAAATTCCGCGTTGAAATAagtttgtattctttttttatttttttattttatatttttttttatttatggtcattcacacacacacattcacaccgttactcaaacacaaacatccaCACCGTCATATGTGGGTATCGCACTCACGGTGTCGGCACACAAGACAAGCAAGTGTACCTGTCAGAGaacaaagacagggaaccaagtgcagcacgatcctttattgGCGAGAGGGAAAACGGGGACGTAGAACGCTGGACCTGCGGTCTGGCTGGCGTGGCTGAGCAAGTAGTCCgaacaggcggcgatctggagcgtggtcgaaggacgagcaagtagtcagggcaggcggcgatctggagcgtggtcgaagaacgagcaagtagtcagggcaggcggcgatctggagcgtggtcgaaggacgagcaagtagtcagggcaggcggcgatctggagcgtggtcgaaggacgagcaagtagtcagggcaggcggcgatctggagcgtggtcgaaggacgagcaagtagttGGCTATaagtttggtccggggacaaaaaggacAGCAGTATCACGggcagggtaatcagacgaactgacaactactggcagaacacagagaggttaaatggggagcctaacgagctgtagcaggtgctggcaattaCATGAGTCGGGCtcggctggaagtcaggtgacgtgggaacgtgacagaaccccccccccaagggacggcccccgacgtcccaaaaacagaACCCCAAGACGGAGCAGGAGGccgggcgggagggggggaaccCAAGACGTGCGGCAGTCAATAGTCCGACAAGTCCGAGTCAGAACATGTCGACCAAGCCCCGTCATCAGGCGGCACTACCGCCCAGTCCACCTTCCCAGCAGCGGCATCGGGAGACGCCGACCAGGGGGCCGGCGCGGGAACCGGACGGGTCCCTACCGGACGACTCCGAGCAGGAAGCCGGTCAGACCCTAATTCCCCGCCCACTGGAGCAGAACCCGGCTGCGGACGTCGCAACGGCAGCGGAGTAAGGGCCCGGGCCATCCGCTGCGGCCGACGGCGAGACCGGGCCCGCGGCCGCTGCCCACGGGTTGGAGAAGCGGAGGGCCGAGAGGCAAGGGCACGGGCTGGAGTCGAGTAGTGGTTCTGGGACAGGGACTCGCGACAGGTGGTGGGGGGCAAGAAAACCGACCCCAAACGGATCCCTGCTTGGCGGGTGCCCTTAGGTCTCTTCGGGCAAGAGGCCACCCAGTGACCCTCACCCCCGCAGTACAGGCAAAGCCCCTCTCTGATGCGCTGACTGCGTTCcctcacagagagagaggtgcGTCCGATCTCCATCGGTTCTGACCAGCTGGGCTGGGTGTGAGGAGCAGTAAAGGCGCGCTGACTTACTTGGACAGGGTCCCTGGCGGACGACAGGTCAGGTGAAAAAACCGGTGCTCTCCCTGACACCCGAGGTGTCGGGCTGATGTCACGGCGACGGGGGGGCGGAGTCACCCTCCTCTCCTCGCGTCGCCTCGACTGGATCCGCCGGTCCACCCGTACTGCCAGGTCCATGGCCACTTCAAGGGTCTGAGGGCGCTCGCAGGACACCATCTCGTCCTTGATATATTCCGCGAGTCCGTGGATGAAGGCACCGACGAGAGCCGGGGTGTTCCAGTCGCTACGACGCGCCACCGTCTGGAACCGGATGGCGTACTGGGCGACGGATCTGCTGCCTTGGCGCAGCGTGAGGAGCTCTGTGGAGGCGTCCTCCGAGGCGGAGCCCAAGTCAAACACGCGCAGGATCTCAGCGGCGAAGGCGTCAAACGACGAACAGGCGGGTCCCTGCCGCTCGTATTCTGCCGTTCCCCACAGCCATGCCTCGCCCGTCAGGTGAGTGAGCACGAAACCCACCTTGGCTGGTTCCGTGGCAAATGTGACGGGCTGGAGGTCGAACAAGACGCGGCAGTTCGTCAGAAAGGCCCGGACGTACTTGGGGTCACCGTCGAAGGCCCGGACGTACTTGGGGTCAccgtcgaacctcgcgaggttGCTGAGTCTGGGCTCAGGGACGTCCACGTGCTGCCCGGGTGCCGAGGCAGGACGGGGCGTGGACATAACGGTGGGCTGATCGGCGGGGCTGAGCGGCACGGACGTGGACAGAGTTGGCGCAAACCGATCTGCAGCAGCCAGAGGAGCCAAGTCTCTGTGGTCCCTGAGAGCCTCTACCAGTTCCTGGTGGAGCTGatggtgctgctgcagttgctgttgctgctgctgcagttgctgttgctgctgctgcagttgctgttgctgcagctggagctgctgttgctgctgctggacgaCCCTAGTTAATGCCGCCATCTCCTCTGTGGTCTTGCCGAGCTCCCACTCCGTGTGGGTCAAGCGGTCCATGTCTAGGGAATcgtgcgctggttgcatttctggtcagttcgttctgtcagagaacaaagacagggaaccaagtgcagcacgatcctttattgGCGAGAGGGAAAACGGGGACGTAGAACGCTGGACCTGCGGTCTGGCTGGCGTGGCTGAGCAAGTAGTCCgaacaggcggcgatctggagcgtggtcgaaggacgagcaagtagtcagggcaggcggcgatctggagcgtggtcgaagaacgagcaagtagtcagggcaggcggcgatctggagcgtggtcgaaggacgagcaagtagttGGCTATaagtttggtccggggacaaaaaggacAGCAGTATCACGggcagggtaatcagacgaactgacaactactggcagaacacagagaggttaaatggggagcctaacgagctgtagcaggtgctggcaattaCATGAGTCGGGCtcggctggaagtcaggtgacgtgggaACGTGACAGTACCCCAACACCCAAactccggcccgcgggccaaatccggcccacggtcagatttcatacggcccgcagcttcggtcttataatgtattatttatggcccgcctgcactgtcaaactgaataaaataaatcatgaaagTTGATactgtaattcctcctattaccaaaAGGTGGTAGCACCACCCGctccgctcatttctgccatggcgactgcaaagaaaacgaggaaagttgacattgagggccctcgctttcaagagaaatgggaattacaatactttttcactgaaaatcaaggcaattgtgtttttttcaaagtcaaagtcaaagtcagctttattgtcaatcccttcatatgtcaagacacacaaagaaaccgaaattccgtttcctccatcccacggtgacgagacatacaagtaggcgacacaaaacaaaaacaagaaggcacaaaccataaataataaataataaataataaataaaataaaatgagcgatgaataaataacagaccaataacccattaaataagaggggcaaaaccgagccagtgtgcatacagcagacagcaagaacaggacgctacgctgaaagggggagcgagttcaggatcctaacagcctggagtacgaagctgttggaaagtctggtggtgcgggagcgcaggctcctgtaccgcctcccagagggcagaagttcaaacaaagagtgagcggggtgactcacatcactcacaatcttggtcgccttgcgggtgagatgggaggtgtaaatgtccttcaaggaggggagagaagcaccaatagtcttactagccgttttcactatgcgctgcagggccttcaagtcgtggtcagtgcagctgccaccccagacagcaatacagctggagaggacgctctcaatggtgccgcggtaaaaagttgtcatgacggccggaggagcccccgctcgcctgagtttccgaaggaagtacaggcggcgctgggccttcttcgccagcgatgcggtgttggtggaccaggagagatcctcactgatgtgcacccccaggaacctggcgctgctcactctctccaccacagcaccgtcgatggtcagcggcaggtgttgggcgtgacccttccggaagtcaacaacaatctccttggtcttgtcgacgttcagcaggaggttgttgtccctgcaccacgcggtcagaaggtcaacctccagcctgtattgagtctcgtctccctcggtgatgagacccaccagagtcgtgtcgtcagcaaacttcactatgcggttgccgctgcaggtggcagcgcagtcatgcgtcaggagggtgaagagcagtggactgagcacgcagccttggggggcccctgtgctcagcgtgatgctggcggagatcttgtcgccaacacgtaccacctgtggcctctgacagaggaagtccagtagccagttgcagaggcaggtactgaggcccagcttgtcaagtttgctgatgagacgctgcggcacaatggtgttgaaggcagaactgaagtccacaaacagcagcctcacatacgagtccctcccctccaggtgggtgagggccgagtggagggcagagcagatggcatcctcagaggaccgtttggctcggtacgcaaactggaaggggtcaatggtgggggggagaactgaccggatgtgctccaagacaagccgctcaaagcacttcatgatgatgggcgtaagtgccacggggcggtagtcattgaagcaggacggagcaggcttcttcggcacaggtacgatggtggcagctttgaaacacgacgggacgatggcctgctgcagggaagtgttaaagatgtccgtgaagacacccgtcagctcaccagcgcagtccttcagcgctcgacccgggatgttgtccgggcccgccgccttacggatgtcgatagcggcaagcgtcctcctcacgctgtcggcggagaggcacaggggcagctcgtgggaagggggagtggccttcagcgggcaagtgctgtcctgagcgtcgaagcgagcaaagaagcggttgaggtcattgagcagacggacgtcgccttcacagctctgcggcgcgggcttgtagtccgtgatggtctgaatgctctgccaaaggcgccgtgcgtccctgctgtccttgaagtgggcggtaattttgcccgagaacgccctcttcgcttctttgatgtcccgggacaggtcggccctcgcagtcctcaagccagcctcatcccccgcccggaaggctttgtccctggccctcagcagcctgaagacagcccctgtcagccatggcttccggttagcccgagtgacgacggatattgagtgtgtcacatcatcaatgcacttcccgatgtaggaggaaacagagtcagtatactcctcaatgtccgcccgaccgtcgcaagtggcagccctcctaaacacgtcccagtcggtagagccaaagcagtcacgaagcgcatcagaggcaccctcaggccacacccgcacccgcttgcgaactggtctggatgttctcaccttttgtctgtatgcgggcaaaagcataacagtgatatggtcagaaagtccaagatgggggaggggggcggctttgaaagctcctttatgcgaagagtagaccaggtccaggaagctgtttttctaatttctaaagagacagttgccttgtttaaggatttcaacctaaacAGACACTATCAGAttaaacatgctaacacaggggtctcaaactccagtcctcgggggccgcattcctacatgttttccaagtttccctcgttaaacacacctgattcaattatcaggctcctgcagaacgtgaggatgaactgatcatttgaatcaggtgtgtttaacgagggaaacttggaaaacatgtaggaatgcggcccccgaggactggagtttgagacccctgtgctaacacatacgacaagctaacagggagtgaccgcgctgataaagtgaagcagctccaagctgaactggcatcacaacagcgattcttcacacggggctgtgagtcaaaagtaaatcaaaagtaaatattacttaatattaaatattacgaagtggccatgttaatactgttgatgttatgaacctgtagacgtgaaacaaactattactttctgaaagatattgtaaatgacaagagcaaaactcacttgttttaagttttaatgataacagacaactttgcattacttataactcctgtttaaaatgttcatgaggcaaaaatcattttaaactcatgtaaatttaagatatttcatacagtttgttcaatgttatctgattcttcagatatgaatgaaagacagaatttgtgtttttagagttgttcacatctgcctgagtggattatatttggttgttttgtcatttaaaaaataaagacaattgggacaataaaatttgttttataacagtgtgtatttgcatgaaatttttgtatagggtgtttcataaagtacgcagtttttaaaaatgcaataaatcagccaaaatcgatgcaaaattcaaaatttttatttaatttcattcaacatatacttcaatttaataatgaaaaatgatatCGAGCATATGTCCACCTCCACTTTCTCTGCAGGCAGTCATCCGATCGTTGAAATTCACAGGgctcacattcacactgtCTTGCACTACCgcaatgttttgttgtgttcGAACATCACGGTTTCGACCGGGCGATTTTCTGGTTGCAACTGACCCAGATTCTTCGAATTTCTGTACCAACCTCGAAACTGTTGTTGCGGTCGGGGCATTGTCACGTCCAAAGATCGCGCGAAGTTTACGGACAGTCTCTGCGTAGCACTCCCCGTTTTTGTAATGAGTTCTCACAATAAGAATGCGTTGCTCGATACTGATCCGCTCCATGgctacaaaatggaaaaacgacAAATGGTCTTCTAATCGGAGTGATAATAGATAACGAAAATGATAGAAACAGTGCTGACaatcttcaaacaaaaaaatcccgcgcaattaaaaaactgcgtactttatgaaacaccctttagttaaaaaatgtccgaaaaaaactattggccaccgggccccttcactttatcaaatctgtcCCTCCTTGCAAagagtttggacacccctgccctacACCATCAGCGACTCCCAGTTTGTATTCTTTGCATGCTTAAAGACGACCAATGGATGGGATGCCTCCTCCATTTGCGGCAGCAAAAAGTTAATCGGTTTTATCATGTTGCTATTTTTCACGTACATTATGATTTTGAAACACGGGGAGAGGTCATGAATGAGCGCTTTCACATTAGGCTTGGCTGGCGCTTTGTAGCTACGTACCGCCGCCTCCCAATACTGCTGTCAAGCAACTTCGCACACCAAGTGGTTTATTGGTGTCTGTCTGGTGCGTACAAAACGTGGAAAAGCAAAATATCATCCAAATGTTAAACGAGACATCTGTGTCTTTGCCGACTCCGCCCGCATTCAAACTTCATCGCCAACATTCCTTTTCACGATGGCAGCCCAAGTCCCGTTGAAAGTCCGAATGGTGGAGCGGCGGTGGTCACTCCAACTAGGAAAAGGAAATTGTCAGAGCCACAGAGGCACTTCCCGTCCTTCCAGAATGATGAGCGCTACAAACAGTatcttgctgtttttttgctcTCATTGACTTGTTTGTTGCTCTTAGATGGGTTGTCCTCATTGCCCTCGAGGTCGTTGGTGTGTTGTTCTTGCTGTCGCCGCCCTTCTCGTTGATCTCCTCCTTCATCCCGTCATTGTTGTTCGGCTTCTCCCTGTCATCATCGATGTCGTCTTTCCGCGCGCGCCTCACTCACTTCCTGTTAAACAGCCGTCGCTCCAGCTTCTCCAGTCGGGCACTCACGGCAGCCAGTGGACGCCTGGACGTTAAGGAGCAAACGCTTCGCGCTCTTCCAAACAGTCACGCCCTTGATCGGACTGAGCGAGCGTCACAGCCCCGGCTTGTGCCTTCTTGCGCTTCCCTCCCAGCGGCGTGAAACGCGAGAGGAACGGGGCCACCTGAGGAGGGCTTTTTGGTCATCTTTGCGTAGCGACTCCCACGTGCATGCCAAGGGCCGAAAGCCCGGATCAACGGTGTTGTGTGTCACATCTTGGATTGGCTGGAAACGCTGAGCAAACGAGGTGGAACGTTAACAGCAGCAATTTTGGAGATGGGGCAGATTCAACGCTTGACATCCACGTCTCCGAGACTCTCCGGTCTTGGGCACGATCGCACAAGTCTGTGTTTCAGACACCCTCACTCGATTGGACTCAACCCACGTGTACGGTGGGGATTTTGCAATGCCACCGGATGTCTGTGTGAATTCGACACACCGAGTGCCGGCGCTATCTACGGATCTACTGTGCGAAAGCCAACAGCGACTCCGCCAGGCACTGTGTGAAAAGCACGCCTTGCTCGACACGGTAAATGTCCAGTGGGATGCGTTTGACTGCTCGGTTACAactgatggtggtggtggtaggGGGTGGGGTGACACGGACACGCAGCGTGGCTTGCCCGCGTGGAAAGGATATGCGAGTGTGTGACGCGCTCCAGGTTGCTGACGGTGGCCTGCTGGAACTCCACCAGGTTCTCGCAGGCACACGGGTCCTTCACCTCGATCTCACCTTGACTTTCCTCTGCGGACGGCAACGCAAATCAGTAAGGAAATCAGGCCAACCTTCTCACCGCCACTTTtacgtgtttttgttcctttgcttttttttgtacctgGACACACGTTGAGGTTGAGCGCGATGGTGCTGATGGCGTTGAAGTCGGAGGCGTAGAAGAAATGCTTCTCCAAAGGTTCCGAGGCGATCTCGCGAAGCTCCTCCTCCAAGGCTTTGCCCACGCCCACCGCGTACATAATGATGCCTGGCGGCGAGCCCACGTCACAAAGTCGGCATCCAGACGCGATTCGGGCCAGGCGAAGGCGGCGCCAAGGGCAGACGCAGCCAAGACGCAGCAAACTGCCAGTGGGAGGCAGAGCAGAGCGGGAAGAGAGCCACGAGCAAACGCAAGCTAAACGGGAACCAAACGAGCGAGCAAACCGGAAGCGGATGGGAAGAAAAGGCCAGAGGAACTGGCAGTCGACGGTAACAGGAAGCAGGCAAGCCAACAAAATTTACGCAGGCAAAAGGCAAGCAAATACTGCGGGAAGCTCAAGCCTGAAGGAAAGTGGGAGTGGACGTGAGACCGTCCAGGACCAAACGGCAAAACGAAACGGGAAGCCAGCAAGAAAGGAGACGGAAAGAGGAAAGGAAGAGGTGCCGAAGACAGGAGGCGGTAAAGAAAGGAGGAGGCGGCAAAAAAAGGAGCTGCCGTAAAAGAAAGGAGGAGCCGGCAAAGAAAGGAGGAGAAGGCAAAGAAAGGAGGAGACGGCAAAgaaaggaggaggcggcgaaGAAAGGAGGTGGCTCCGACCGGCTTGTTTGGCCTTCTTGGCGAAGTCGCTGATGTCGTCCTGCGAGCGTCCGTCGGTGAAGACTAGGCCGATCCTGGGAATGTTGAGGGCTGGTGCTCGGGCGCCTTCCGTCTCTGAGAAGCTGCTCTCCAGCATGTGCTGCAGCGCCAGGCCCGTCATGGTGCCCTTCTCCATGTACGGCATCTGCACGCGAAGCACACGCAACTCAAGAATAGGTGTCCTGTCTCCGTCCTACCCCGGTCAGCCTGTCTGTTTCTGTGCCCAAATGAAGCTTTGCCGCTTCGTGTCTCCATGAACTCTGTCTCCCTGTCCTCCTTTCTTCATTCACACTCCATCCATTTGAGCGTAATGTTACATTTACTGCATTATTTCGAATGCACTTCCAAATAAAAGCCTTTGCCTAATCCTTACAACCGATTTTCTTTGAGACGCGCTCAATTAGGACAGGCGTCACTCTCTGTGTACGCGTCAAAGTTGTCTAAAAGACTTCAGGGCTGGAGACAAGCGGTTGCTTTTTAAATACAAGGTCTTCCTTTTAGTCcgaaagaggaagcggacctTGTTGACAGCAGCTTTGATGTCGTCCACGCTGTGGAAGCGGTCTAGCGTGAACTCGGTCTTGACCCGACTGGAGTACTGGACCAGGCCCACCCGGGTGCCGTGCTCCGACACGTCCAGCGTGTCCACCACCTGACGGTGGACAGATGGAagaaaggaggagggaaaggaggaaggaaggaaggaaggacaaaATCACCATTTGGGACTTGGCATTCTGCCGACGAGCGCTCCGTCCCCACTCCTGAATCATCAGATGATTCGGGATCGTGGCAGGCACCTTATTGACAAACTTCTTGACCAGCTCAAAGTTGTGAGGGCGGACACTCTTGGAGCCGTCGATCAACAGCACCAGGTCCATGATGGCCGACTTGCACGCTAAAAGGCCGTGACCACAATGTGACTGCGCTGTTTGCATTTGTGCAAGTAGCTGCATCTTTGTATGTcagtgtgcatgcatgcatggatTGGAGTGAGTGAATGAGTGCGTCCATGCCGTAGGGTGCCGCCTTACTTCCGCAGCTCTTGCCGTCCTCCTGCAGGAGTTGCCCATCGGGACACAAGCAGTAGTACGAGCCCGGCGTAGTCACGCACCGATGCTCGCATCCGTGATCCGGCAAATCACACATGTCCAACTCTGCACACAAACCAAGCGCATGTGTCAGAGCAACAAAAGGCACCATACAAGAAAGATTTTGATGAAACCTTC
Encoded proteins:
- the LOC119123442 gene encoding odorant receptor 131-2-like — translated: MNSSDNASSPQQVALRDSLVSAVVKNLLVVLLWFLLQYINATLLATFFKHQTFHEEPRYILFIHMVINDSAQLSFSVTLFLLSYIVFHIRVSLCCVFILLTVFSTRNTPLNLAAMAAERYVAICRPLRHHQLCTARRTYLTILLIWLVSVAPEVTDLFLTVASQPPGFFLGYVFCVRSNVFPDALMMHKRIAFDCFYFLCVFLTLVFTYIKILRAVRSASAQKGLAERARNTVLLHGVQLAMCLLAYVSPGVELLLLLVFPGHMREIRYVGYLLVNILPRFLSPVIYGIRDDKFRRYLDKTQRSCFAPLRPRKRPPGGDVSR